Proteins encoded by one window of Cannabis sativa cultivar Pink pepper isolate KNU-18-1 chromosome 4, ASM2916894v1, whole genome shotgun sequence:
- the LOC115714965 gene encoding putative U-box domain-containing protein 50 has protein sequence MDNSGTEKVYVALGNDLEDGFKTLEWTLKKWKSQPISIIILHLTFSVSKDYVYTPFGKLPASAVSDKKLDVLRQYEKEKIDKLLPKYTSFCGQVKTELLKVEKCDEPIHKITMDLISRLKITNLVMGFSFLKSSPWKIKNAISGSFYVHKNKPDFCELFIICGGKLLSIKGENKRGIMEDDQGVMVAKFREKGSFKDWLGKIFIPPQPNSLQKNPRRLLSSLSINLDSPSSQTQWENCVEEIEEYYQHLLSLNLDHEAKDEEDVDQENENFDLQSLVMELGTAGRAAIDLSNAEKIQCLKTKLKEAKNTVQNKRIEAMGNAERRSKAERAIFLCNRRSDELQTKIKEEVKKRTELKKVLEDEEEHLHATMAEVEETKKRLKSLTQLNNELSNKLHASTLAKSQSEAQLHNAVNLRSKMVREIEELRQQRDVLQRRIEFCKEKDAIQMVARFGQPSGGCKDFTADQIRMATNGFSERMRLKPGGDWTGVYRGRIGHSLVAIKRLDSVNGMSQEDFQSKVLLLSQIRHPNLVPMVGYCSELKCIVFEYMHNGSLRDIFLRDILYSRKGSAKKRIRTLRWYDRIRIAAEICSGLGFLHMAKPKPIVHGQLRLANILLDRNLNAKITGFGLSKSGDEQWIRSDIRAFGVLLMHLLTGRNWAGLVEAMTMDRAGLIRDLDEMAGQWPMDLAERLAGLTLKCLSRNRGPNMDLKLATVMEELNDLREKAGDLVSSGQFNLATRNGSDVAINRALDGEDPMEVPSFFLCPIFQDVMKNPHVAVDGFSYELEAIEEWLRMGNDTSPMTNLRLKNTFLTPNHTLRTLIQDWHNKRSIPPP, from the exons atggATAATAGTGGAACAGAGAAAGTGTATGTGGCTCTTGGGAATGATTTAGAAGATGGGTTTAAGACCTTGGAGTGGACTCTCAAGAAGTGGAAATCTCAACCAATCTCCATTATCATTCTCCATCTTACTTTCAGTGTCTCCAAGGACTATGTTTACACCCCAT tTGGGAAACTCCCTGCAAGTGCTGTTAGTGATAAGAAATTGGATGTTCTTAGACAATATGAGAAAGAAAAGATTGACAAGTTACTCCCTAAATACACATCTTTCTGTGGCCAG GTGAAGACCGAACTACTTAAAGTGGAGAAATGCGATGAGCCAATTCACAAGATCACCATGGACTTGATTTCAAGACTCAAAATTACCAATTTGGTTATGGGTTTTTCATTCTTAAAGTCCTCACCATG GAAAATCAAGAATGCAATTAGTGGATCGTTTTACGTTCACAAGAACAAGCCTGATTTTTGTGAGCTATTCATAATATGTGGAGGAAAATTACTTTCCATCAAGGGAGAAAATAAGAGAGGAATAATGGAAGATGATCAAGGTGTAATGGTAGCAAAATTTAGAGAAAAGGGTAGTTTTAAAGATTGGTTAGGAAAGATTTTCATTCCACCCCAACCAAATTCTCTACAGAAAAACCCTCGTCGTTTGTTGTCTTCTTTATCAATTAATCTAGACTCCCCAAGTTCACAAACCCAATGGGAAAATTGTGTTGAGGAAATTGAAGAATATTATCAACATTTATTGTCATTAAATTTGGATCATGAAGCAAAAGATGAAGAAGATGTTGACCAAGAGAATGAAAATTTTGATCTACAAAGTTTAGTGATGGAGTTGGGCACGGCGGGACGTGCGGCTATTGATTTG AGTAATGCAGAAAAAATTCAGTGTCTGAAAACAAAACTGAAAGAAGCCAAAAACACAGTCCAAAACAAGAGAATAGAAGCAATGGGCAATGCAGAAAGGCGTTCAAAAGCAGAAAGAGCTATTTTTTTATGCAATCGCCGG agTGATGAActccaaacaaaaatcaaagaagaggtAAAGAAGCGAACAGAGTTAAAGAAAGTGTTAGAAGATGAAGAGGAACACCTCCACGCAACCATGGCCGAGGTAGAAGAAACCAAGAAGAGGCTAAAATCACTCACTCAGCTCAACAACGAGCTCTCCAACAAGCTTCACGCATCCACATTGGCCAAATCTCAATCAGAGGCTCAGCTACACAACGCTGTCAACTTACGATCAAAGATGGTTAGGGAAATTGAGGAGCTAAGGCAACAGAGAGATGTTCTCCAGCGTCGGATTGAGTTTTGCAAAGAGAAAGATGCCATCCAAATGGTGGCCAGGTTCGGTCAACCTAGTGGCGGTTGCAAGGACTTCACGGCGGATCAGATCAGAATGGCTACTAATGGCTTCTCGGAGAGAATGAGGTTGAAGCCTGGCGGTGACTGGACTGGGGTCTATCGCGGCCGCATTGGTCATTCCTTGGTTGCCATCAAAAGGCTTGACTCTGTTAATGGAATGTCTCAAGAAGATTTTCAATCTAAG GTGTTGCTGTTGAGCCAAATCAGGCACCCAAATCTGGTGCCCATGGTTGGCTATTGCTCTGAGTTAAAATGCATAGTATTTGAATACATGCACAATGGTAGCTTAAGGGATATATTCTTAAGAGACATATTGTACTCTCGCAAAGGGTCAGCCAAAAAACGGATCCGGACCCTCCGTTGGTATGACCGTATCCGAATTGCGGCGGAGATTTGTTCAGGCTTGGGTTTCCTCCACATGGCCAAACCCAAGCCCATTGTTCACGGTCAACTGAGATTGGCCAATATTCTCCTTGACCGCAATCTAAATGCCAAGATAACTGGGTTTGGGCTTTCTAAGAGTGGTGATGAGCAATGGATTAGATCAGACATTAGGGCCTTTGGAGTTTTACTGATGCACCTTTTGACTGGGAGAAATTGGGCTGGGCTTGTTGAGGCCATGACTATGGATAGAGCAGGTTTGATCCGGgatttggatgaaatggccgggCAGTGGCCCATGGACCTAGCCGAGAGACTAGCAGGCCTCACGTTGAAATGTTTGTCCAGAAACCGTGGGCCCAATATGGATTTGAAATTGGCTACTGTTATGGAAGAGCTCAACGACTTGAGAGAAAAAGCTGGGGATCTAGTGTCAAGTGGACAATTTAACTTGGCTACTCGTAATGGATCTGACGTGGCAATCAATAGAGCCCTAGATGGAGAAGACCCCATGGAAGTGCCAAGTTTTTTCCTATGTCCAATATTTCAG GATGTAATGAAAAACCCACATGTAGCTGTGGATGGATTTTCATATGAGCTAGAAGCCATAGAGGAATGGCTTAGAATGGGGAATGATACGTCTCCCATGACAAATTTAAGGCTCaaaaatacttttcttaccCCTAATCACACCCTCCGTACACTTATACAAGATTGGCATAACAAAAGATCCATTCCACCTCCCTAA
- the LOC133037326 gene encoding putative U-box domain-containing protein 50, whose protein sequence is MQVKFLGKIRHPHLLGMMGFCLEPKCIVFEYMHNGSLKDTIFSSSSCGAIRALSWHTRIHVAAQICSGLSYLHLAKPIPIVHSQLTISNIFLDRNLVAKIDGFGLSQAHHESHVVSDVQAFGLLLIQLLTGRNWAGLVDEAMLVDKAALVQVLDKTGGAWPLDIVERLALLAFRCLGPTKLKVEVVMEELEELKKKCVELVDRRRGEISSTDGGEGHESCEIPCVFLCPIYKDVMRNPHVAADGFSYEKEAIEAWMRMGKDTSPMTNLKLKHNFLIPNNYLHSLITDWHIKRSIPPP, encoded by the exons atgcagGTGAAGTTTCTTGGCAAGATTAGACACCCTCATTTGCTTGGTATGATGGGCTTTTGCCTAGAGCCCAAATGCATTGTTTTCGAATACATGCACAATGGTTCTTTGAAGGACACTATATTCTCATCTTCTTCGTGTGGAGCAATTAGGGCTCTCTCATGGCACACTCGGATCCATGTTGCAGCACAGATTTGCTCTGGCCTCTCCTATCTCCACCTGGCCAAGCCCATACCCATTGTCCATTCCCAACTCACAATCTCCAACATTTTTCTCGACCGCAACCTTGTTGCCAAGATTGATGGATTTGGGCTTTCACAAGCCCATCATGAATCCCACGTTGTATCCGATGTGCAGGCCTTTGGGCTTTTGCTTATTCAGCTGTTGACTGGTAGGAATTGGGCTGGGCTTGTGGACGAAGCTATGCTTGTTGATAAGGCTGCCCTTGTCCAGGTCTTGGATAAGACAGGTGGAGCGTGGCCATTGGATATTGTGGAGAGACTTGCCTTGTTGGCATTTAGATGTTTGGGCCCCACAAAGTTGAAGGTGGAAGTGGTGATGGAAGAGCTTGAAGAGTTGAAGAAAAAGTGTGTTGAATTAGTTGATAGAAGAAGAGGTGAGATTAGCAGTACTGATGGAGGAGAAGGACATGAGTCTTGTGAAATACCATGTGTGTTCCTTTGCCCTATATACAAG GATGTGATGAGAAATCCACATGTAGCGGCAGATGGTTTTTCATATGAAAAGGAAGCTATTGAAGCTTGGATGAGAATGGGAAAGGATACTTCACCCATGACAAACTTAAAGCTCAAACACAACTTCCTCATACCTAATAACTATCTCCACTCTCTCATTACAGATTGGCACATTAAAAGATCCATTCCACcaccttaa